The Fusobacterium necrophorum subsp. necrophorum genome has a window encoding:
- a CDS encoding enoyl-CoA hydratase-related protein — translation MSMHYENLIFEVKDSIAFIRMNRPKALNALSKELLEELSCAISEAETNSDIKAVIITGEGKAFVAGADISLMRDYNSEQGREYCKFAVSIFNRIENLGKPVIAAVNGYALGGGCELAMSCDIRIASEKAQFGQPEVNLGIIPCFGGTQRLSRLVGTGIAKELIFTADFISASEAYRIGLANKVVAAETLLEEAEKMMRKIMTKGPIAIQYAKVAINQGINMSLADALELETSVGALCFATEDKKEGMGAFLEKREAKFSGK, via the coding sequence ATGAGTATGCATTATGAAAATTTGATTTTTGAAGTGAAAGATAGTATTGCATTTATCCGAATGAATAGACCAAAAGCGTTAAATGCATTAAGTAAAGAATTACTTGAGGAATTAAGTTGTGCAATTTCAGAGGCTGAAACGAATTCGGACATTAAAGCCGTTATTATCACCGGAGAAGGAAAGGCGTTCGTAGCGGGAGCAGATATTTCTTTAATGAGAGATTATAATTCTGAGCAGGGAAGAGAGTATTGCAAATTTGCAGTTTCCATTTTCAATAGAATTGAAAACTTAGGAAAACCCGTAATTGCTGCAGTAAATGGATATGCATTAGGGGGAGGATGTGAATTAGCAATGTCTTGTGACATTAGAATTGCTTCTGAAAAAGCTCAATTCGGGCAACCTGAAGTTAACTTAGGAATTATTCCCTGTTTTGGTGGAACTCAAAGACTTTCTAGATTGGTAGGAACTGGAATTGCGAAAGAATTAATTTTCACAGCTGATTTCATTTCTGCATCAGAAGCTTATAGAATTGGTTTAGCAAATAAAGTGGTAGCAGCGGAGACTCTATTAGAAGAAGCTGAAAAAATGATGAGAAAAATTATGACAAAAGGGCCTATCGCTATTCAATACGCTAAAGTTGCTATTAACCAAGGAATCAATATGTCATTAGCAGATGCATTAGAATTAGAAACCAGTGTAGGAGCATTGTGTTTTGCTACTGAAGATAAAAAGGAAGGAATGGGAGCTTTCTTAGAGAAGAGAGAAGCTAAATTTTCCGGAAAATAA